Proteins encoded together in one Bombyx mori chromosome 24, ASM3026992v2 window:
- the LOC692888 gene encoding lysosomal thiol reductase IP30 isoform X1, protein MKNYCLLCINYLKKNKMKTLRLVCFLMLLCYVVAKKKTEDHKVKIAVYYESLCPDSKKFITTQLAPVWRDFRGLVKVKMVPYGKSTHDKVDGKWSFICHHGADECYGNKVQACVLKDRNLQDTEKMEIVICLMNQTSPDKSLDTCLTQVDKMSESDKLKRCASSEQGDNLLASYGDKTDAVMRPLAFVPTVIINEKYDKDVETQAFENLKAVVCRVATPQPSICS, encoded by the exons AACAAGATGAAGACTCTCCGGCTGGTTTGCTTTCTGATGCTGCTCTGTTATGTCGTGGCGAAGAAGAAAACCGAAGACCATAAA GTCAAAATAGCGGTCTATTACGAATCCCTTTGTCCTGACAGCAAAAAGTTTATAACGACGCAACTGGCTCCCGTCTGGAGGGACTTCAGAGGACTTGTCAAAGTCAAAATGGTCCCGTATGGGAAGAGCACG CACGACAAGGTGGATGGGAAATGGTCATTCATCTGCCACCACGGCGCTGACGAGTGCTACGGCAACAAG GTGCAAGCTTGCGTCCTGAAGGACCGCAACCTCCAGGACACGGAGAAGATGGAGATTGTAATATGCCTCATGAACCAGACCAGCCCCGACAAGTCTTTGGACACG TGCTTAACTCAAGTAGACAAGATGTCGGAGTCGGATAAACTGAAAAGATGCGCATCCAGTGAACAAGGAGACAATCTGCTCGCGTCGTACGGTGATAAAACGGATGCTGTGATGAGACCTCTCGCGTTCGTGCCCACCGTTATTATTAACGAG AAATACGACAAAGATGTCGAAACTCAAGCCTTCGAGAACTTGAAGGCGGTTGTGTGCCGCGTTGCGACCCCGCAGCCGTCGATCTGCTCGTAA
- the LOC692888 gene encoding lysosomal thiol reductase IP30 isoform X2 → MKTLRLVCFLMLLCYVVAKKKTEDHKVKIAVYYESLCPDSKKFITTQLAPVWRDFRGLVKVKMVPYGKSTHDKVDGKWSFICHHGADECYGNKVQACVLKDRNLQDTEKMEIVICLMNQTSPDKSLDTCLTQVDKMSESDKLKRCASSEQGDNLLASYGDKTDAVMRPLAFVPTVIINEKYDKDVETQAFENLKAVVCRVATPQPSICS, encoded by the exons ATGAAGACTCTCCGGCTGGTTTGCTTTCTGATGCTGCTCTGTTATGTCGTGGCGAAGAAGAAAACCGAAGACCATAAA GTCAAAATAGCGGTCTATTACGAATCCCTTTGTCCTGACAGCAAAAAGTTTATAACGACGCAACTGGCTCCCGTCTGGAGGGACTTCAGAGGACTTGTCAAAGTCAAAATGGTCCCGTATGGGAAGAGCACG CACGACAAGGTGGATGGGAAATGGTCATTCATCTGCCACCACGGCGCTGACGAGTGCTACGGCAACAAG GTGCAAGCTTGCGTCCTGAAGGACCGCAACCTCCAGGACACGGAGAAGATGGAGATTGTAATATGCCTCATGAACCAGACCAGCCCCGACAAGTCTTTGGACACG TGCTTAACTCAAGTAGACAAGATGTCGGAGTCGGATAAACTGAAAAGATGCGCATCCAGTGAACAAGGAGACAATCTGCTCGCGTCGTACGGTGATAAAACGGATGCTGTGATGAGACCTCTCGCGTTCGTGCCCACCGTTATTATTAACGAG AAATACGACAAAGATGTCGAAACTCAAGCCTTCGAGAACTTGAAGGCGGTTGTGTGCCGCGTTGCGACCCCGCAGCCGTCGATCTGCTCGTAA
- the LOC692888 gene encoding lysosomal thiol reductase IP30 isoform 1 precursor (isoform 1 precursor is encoded by transcript variant 1): MKTLRLVCFLMLLCYVVAKKKTEDHKVKIAVYYESLCPDSKKFITTQLAPVWRDFRGLVKVKMVPYGKSTHDKVDGKWSFICHHGADECYGNKVQACVLKDRNLQDTEKMEIVICLMNQTSPDKSLDTSPGQQASLLSIISLPTPHQCLTQVDKMSESDKLKRCASSEQGDNLLASYGDKTDAVMRPLAFVPTVIINEKYDKDVETQAFENLKAVVCRVATPQPSICS, translated from the exons ATGAAGACTCTCCGGCTGGTTTGCTTTCTGATGCTGCTCTGTTATGTCGTGGCGAAGAAGAAAACCGAAGACCATAAA GTCAAAATAGCGGTCTATTACGAATCCCTTTGTCCTGACAGCAAAAAGTTTATAACGACGCAACTGGCTCCCGTCTGGAGGGACTTCAGAGGACTTGTCAAAGTCAAAATGGTCCCGTATGGGAAGAGCACG CACGACAAGGTGGATGGGAAATGGTCATTCATCTGCCACCACGGCGCTGACGAGTGCTACGGCAACAAG GTGCAAGCTTGCGTCCTGAAGGACCGCAACCTCCAGGACACGGAGAAGATGGAGATTGTAATATGCCTCATGAACCAGACCAGCCCCGACAAGTCTTTGGACACG agcccgggacagcaggcgtcgctgctgtcgattattagtctccctaccccccaccag TGCTTAACTCAAGTAGACAAGATGTCGGAGTCGGATAAACTGAAAAGATGCGCATCCAGTGAACAAGGAGACAATCTGCTCGCGTCGTACGGTGATAAAACGGATGCTGTGATGAGACCTCTCGCGTTCGTGCCCACCGTTATTATTAACGAG AAATACGACAAAGATGTCGAAACTCAAGCCTTCGAGAACTTGAAGGCGGTTGTGTGCCGCGTTGCGACCCCGCAGCCGTCGATCTGCTCGTAA
- the LOC692888 gene encoding lysosomal thiol reductase IP30 isoform 2 precursor (isoform 2 precursor is encoded by transcript variant 2; The RefSeq protein has 1 substitution compared to this genomic sequence) encodes MKTLRLVCFLMLLCYVVAKKKTEDHKVKIAVYYESLCPDSKKFITTQLAPVWRDFRGLVKVKMVPYGKSTHDKVDGKWSFICHHGADECYGNKVQACVLKDRNLQDTEKMEIVICLMNQTSPDKSLDTCLTQVDKMSESDKLKRCASSEQGDNLLASYGDKTDAVMRPLAFVPTVIINEKYHKDVETQAFENLKAVVCRVATPQPSICS; translated from the exons ATGAAGACTCTCCGGCTGGTTTGCTTTCTGATGCTGCTCTGTTATGTCGTGGCGAAGAAGAAAACCGAAGACCATAAA GTCAAAATAGCGGTCTATTACGAATCCCTTTGTCCTGACAGCAAAAAGTTTATAACGACGCAACTGGCTCCCGTCTGGAGGGACTTCAGAGGACTTGTCAAAGTCAAAATGGTCCCGTATGGGAAGAGCACG CACGACAAGGTGGATGGGAAATGGTCATTCATCTGCCACCACGGCGCTGACGAGTGCTACGGCAACAAG GTGCAAGCTTGCGTCCTGAAGGACCGCAACCTCCAGGACACGGAGAAGATGGAGATTGTAATATGCCTCATGAACCAGACCAGCCCCGACAAGTCTTTGGACACG TGCTTAACTCAAGTAGACAAGATGTCGGAGTCGGATAAACTGAAAAGATGCGCATCCAGTGAACAAGGAGACAATCTGCTCGCGTCGTACGGTGATAAAACGGATGCTGTGATGAGACCTCTCGCGTTCGTGCCCACCGTTATTATTAACGAG AAATACGACAAAGATGTCGAAACTCAAGCCTTCGAGAACTTGAAGGCGGTTGTGTGCCGCGTTGCGACCCCGCAGCCGTCGATCTGCTCGTAA
- the LOC692888 gene encoding lysosomal thiol reductase IP30 isoform X3 codes for MVSQVKIAVYYESLCPDSKKFITTQLAPVWRDFRGLVKVKMVPYGKSTHDKVDGKWSFICHHGADECYGNKVQACVLKDRNLQDTEKMEIVICLMNQTSPDKSLDTCLTQVDKMSESDKLKRCASSEQGDNLLASYGDKTDAVMRPLAFVPTVIINEKYDKDVETQAFENLKAVVCRVATPQPSICS; via the exons ATGGTTTCGCAGGTCAAAATAGCGGTCTATTACGAATCCCTTTGTCCTGACAGCAAAAAGTTTATAACGACGCAACTGGCTCCCGTCTGGAGGGACTTCAGAGGACTTGTCAAAGTCAAAATGGTCCCGTATGGGAAGAGCACG CACGACAAGGTGGATGGGAAATGGTCATTCATCTGCCACCACGGCGCTGACGAGTGCTACGGCAACAAG GTGCAAGCTTGCGTCCTGAAGGACCGCAACCTCCAGGACACGGAGAAGATGGAGATTGTAATATGCCTCATGAACCAGACCAGCCCCGACAAGTCTTTGGACACG TGCTTAACTCAAGTAGACAAGATGTCGGAGTCGGATAAACTGAAAAGATGCGCATCCAGTGAACAAGGAGACAATCTGCTCGCGTCGTACGGTGATAAAACGGATGCTGTGATGAGACCTCTCGCGTTCGTGCCCACCGTTATTATTAACGAG AAATACGACAAAGATGTCGAAACTCAAGCCTTCGAGAACTTGAAGGCGGTTGTGTGCCGCGTTGCGACCCCGCAGCCGTCGATCTGCTCGTAA